In Streptomyces sp. NBC_01717, one DNA window encodes the following:
- a CDS encoding helix-turn-helix domain-containing protein, which produces MGLNDEVGRRLKRLRQDDGLSLSELSRRSGVGKGTLSELETGRRNPTLETLYALTTALGRPLSSVLDDPAPGVAAGAGGVSGSAVTAVLLERYEDEGAATDVFRVAITEGATQESAAHVPHTTESLMVLSGTAVVGLPGAPQTAGPGGHAHWPADAPHFYSAPDGEVQGVLFVRYPKGASSKDASLEGA; this is translated from the coding sequence ATGGGTCTGAACGACGAGGTGGGGCGCAGGCTGAAACGGCTACGGCAGGACGACGGCCTGTCACTGTCGGAGCTCTCGCGCCGCTCGGGGGTCGGCAAGGGCACGCTCTCGGAACTCGAGACGGGCCGGCGCAACCCCACCCTGGAAACGCTCTACGCCCTGACCACCGCGCTCGGCCGCCCGCTCAGCTCCGTCCTCGACGACCCGGCGCCCGGCGTAGCAGCGGGCGCGGGCGGAGTCTCCGGCAGCGCCGTCACCGCGGTCCTCCTGGAGCGGTACGAGGACGAGGGCGCGGCCACCGACGTCTTCCGCGTCGCCATCACCGAGGGCGCGACCCAGGAGTCGGCCGCGCATGTCCCGCACACCACGGAGAGCCTGATGGTGCTCTCCGGGACGGCGGTCGTCGGCCTGCCGGGCGCGCCGCAGACGGCCGGTCCCGGCGGCCACGCCCACTGGCCGGCCGACGCCCCGCACTTCTACAGCGCACCGGACGGCGAGGTCCAGGGCGTCCTCTTCGTCCGGTACCC
- a CDS encoding benzoate/H(+) symporter BenE family transporter has product MSPLARIRAIAPPSAVAAGLIAVTVGVTSAAALVFTAARAAGADERQVSSWMLALGVGIAVTCAGLSLRYKAPVVTSWSTPGAALLATSLSGVSMTKAVGAFVFSAALIVVSGLTGWFARVMDRIPVPLASALLGGVLLEFGTGLFSQMGGSFAIAFPVFVLYLLARRLLPRYAVLIALGGGVVTSVLTGGWHLERVRLSLAQPVFTAPEFDWKVLISVGVPLFVVTMASQNLPGVAVLRGSGYEVPVSPVLTWTGAVQAVLAPFGAFGINLAAMTAAVCTGDGAHPDRQRRYLAAVWAGVFYLCVGLLGATVASLLTAMPHALVLAVAGVGLLATIEASLASALSDPASREAAVVTFLATASGVTLLGIGSAFWGLLAGVLTSVIASVGRRRRAAAPAPAPRPVTAASRTPERTSA; this is encoded by the coding sequence ATGTCCCCGCTCGCCCGCATACGCGCCATCGCACCACCCTCGGCCGTGGCGGCGGGGCTCATCGCGGTCACCGTCGGCGTGACCAGTGCCGCCGCCCTCGTGTTCACCGCGGCGCGGGCCGCGGGGGCGGACGAGCGGCAGGTCTCTTCATGGATGCTGGCACTCGGCGTCGGGATCGCCGTGACCTGCGCGGGTCTGTCGCTGCGGTACAAGGCCCCGGTCGTCACCTCCTGGTCGACGCCGGGAGCCGCGCTCCTCGCCACGAGCCTGAGCGGGGTGTCCATGACCAAGGCCGTGGGCGCGTTCGTGTTCAGCGCCGCACTGATCGTGGTCAGCGGTCTGACGGGATGGTTCGCACGGGTCATGGACCGGATCCCGGTGCCCCTGGCGTCGGCGCTGCTCGGCGGTGTGCTGCTCGAGTTCGGGACGGGACTCTTTTCCCAGATGGGCGGCAGTTTCGCGATCGCGTTTCCGGTGTTCGTGCTGTATCTCCTCGCGCGTCGGCTGCTACCCCGCTACGCGGTCCTCATCGCGCTCGGCGGCGGAGTCGTCACCTCCGTCCTCACCGGGGGCTGGCATCTGGAACGGGTCCGACTGTCGCTCGCGCAACCGGTGTTCACGGCTCCCGAGTTCGACTGGAAAGTACTGATCAGCGTCGGCGTGCCGCTGTTCGTCGTCACCATGGCCTCGCAGAATCTGCCGGGAGTCGCCGTGCTACGCGGGTCCGGCTACGAGGTACCCGTCTCGCCAGTCCTGACGTGGACCGGCGCCGTGCAGGCGGTACTCGCGCCGTTCGGGGCGTTCGGCATCAACCTGGCGGCGATGACCGCCGCGGTCTGCACCGGCGACGGGGCCCACCCCGACCGGCAGCGGCGCTACCTCGCGGCCGTATGGGCGGGCGTCTTCTACCTGTGCGTCGGCCTGCTCGGCGCGACCGTCGCCTCGCTGCTCACCGCGATGCCTCACGCGCTCGTCCTGGCCGTCGCCGGGGTCGGCCTGCTCGCCACGATCGAGGCGTCCCTGGCCAGTGCCCTGTCGGACCCCGCGTCCAGGGAGGCGGCCGTCGTCACCTTCCTCGCCACGGCCTCCGGTGTGACGCTGCTCGGCATCGGGTCCGCGTTCTGGGGGCTGCTCGCGGGCGTGCTCACCAGCGTCATCGCGTCGGTGGGACGGCGGCGCCGAGCCGCCGCACCCGCGCCCGCCCCGCGGCCGGTCACGGCAGCCTCGCGCACACCCGAGCGAACCTCTGCGTGA
- a CDS encoding type 1 glutamine amidotransferase, whose amino-acid sequence MTPSHAPGPPTAVVVQNTRSGGPGRVGTWLREAGIGLEVLRPYEGEALPRALDGRPLLVLGGGFLPDDDERAPWLPATRSLVAQALDDGTPVLGICLGGQLLAQVAGGSVRACHGQPEFGSTQIRLRPEAADDPLLYGLGATVPAIERHVDAITELPPGASWLASSATCPHQAFRVGARAWGVQFHPEAEAERIAGWDRERLARQGFDRDRLHAEAVADEGAAVSAWSVFTQRFARVCARLP is encoded by the coding sequence ATGACGCCCTCGCACGCACCGGGCCCGCCGACCGCCGTGGTCGTACAGAACACCAGGAGCGGCGGTCCCGGCCGGGTCGGGACCTGGCTGCGCGAGGCGGGAATCGGCCTCGAAGTGCTGCGTCCCTATGAGGGTGAGGCCCTGCCCCGGGCGCTCGACGGCAGGCCGCTCCTCGTGCTCGGCGGCGGCTTCCTGCCTGACGACGACGAGCGAGCGCCCTGGCTCCCGGCCACCCGCAGCCTCGTCGCGCAGGCGCTGGACGACGGCACGCCCGTCCTCGGCATCTGCCTCGGTGGCCAGTTGCTCGCACAGGTCGCGGGCGGCAGCGTACGTGCGTGTCACGGGCAGCCCGAGTTCGGCAGCACACAGATCCGGCTGCGCCCCGAAGCCGCCGACGATCCGCTGCTGTACGGGCTCGGCGCGACGGTTCCCGCGATCGAGCGGCACGTCGACGCGATCACCGAACTCCCGCCGGGTGCCTCCTGGTTGGCGTCCAGCGCGACCTGTCCCCACCAGGCGTTCCGGGTCGGGGCGCGGGCCTGGGGTGTGCAGTTTCACCCCGAGGCTGAGGCCGAGCGGATCGCCGGTTGGGACCGGGAGCGGCTGGCCCGGCAGGGCTTCGACAGGGACCGGCTGCACGCCGAGGCCGTGGCCGACGAGGGCGCGGCGGTCTCGGCGTGGTCGGTGTTCACGCAGAGGTTCGCTCGGGTGTGCGCGAGGCTGCCGTGA
- a CDS encoding SpoIIE family protein phosphatase — protein sequence MVGMGARRRTRSTAADLLLRPSTAVVVVDGAGVVRGWSEGAAKLLGRSSPEVLGRALSEVFSTTERAMYQVGSPDFAARLKAEQGWKGRQAVCHRDGRCLDLEIRILPIQDSGDCSMRLILAADTTRTWWWSAGRSLLEGITLTAPVGVAMVDTELRLTWVNDAMERQCGIPRERFLGRRLGDVLPDLDVEHTEAEIRQVLETGRPSTGREYFGHVLSEPDQVAYSTSCFRVENEDGQPLGACYIVLSTTEHHRARQKLTLLNKAHKRLGSTLDVPLTAQELADAAVPGLADHVTVDLLDSVLRGEELPSGPADATTAASLRCVGHRSAREGAPPPIPPGEPCGYPPLSTTARALISGSSTLIPELDPTDPRWTADDPARGAYLRDLGVHSLMIVPIRARGTTLGAATVGRWQPIGPFRPDDLVLAEELVGHAAVCIDNARRYTHEHAAALTLQRSLLPQDLPEQNAVDAAYRYLPADTAAGVGGDWFDVIPLSGARVALVVGDVVGHGIHAAATMGRLRAAVQTLADIDFTPHEVLARLDDMVSRIVEETDDESGATGATCLYAVYDPVGRHCTLARAGHPAPVLVPPHGAARLVDLPSGPPLGLGGLPFESIRMDVPEGSILVLYTDGLIQSHSLDADQGLQQLLDVLSVPQTPLEDLCDAAVASLSVNRPGDDAALLLARTQALGEDHVASWDIAKDPAAVAPARARATRQLAAWGLEELAFTTELVVSELVTNAIRYASGPIRLRLIRDRTLICEVSDGSSTSPHLRHARSTDEGGRGLFLIARFAQRWGARYAGDGKTIWSEQSLRPAGFEQDVLKVFGDLSDLEDSGPLGRSGDRG from the coding sequence ATGGTCGGCATGGGTGCTCGCAGGAGAACTCGTTCCACAGCAGCAGACCTCCTTTTGCGTCCATCGACCGCCGTGGTCGTGGTCGACGGCGCAGGGGTGGTGAGGGGGTGGAGCGAGGGGGCTGCGAAACTTCTCGGCCGCTCAAGCCCGGAGGTGCTGGGCAGGGCCCTGTCGGAGGTCTTCTCCACGACGGAGAGGGCGATGTATCAGGTGGGCTCCCCTGACTTCGCCGCGCGGCTCAAGGCGGAGCAGGGCTGGAAGGGCCGGCAGGCCGTGTGTCACCGAGACGGCCGCTGTCTCGATCTGGAGATCCGGATCCTGCCCATCCAGGACTCCGGCGATTGTTCGATGCGACTGATTCTCGCCGCCGACACGACTAGGACCTGGTGGTGGAGCGCCGGCCGCTCCCTGCTGGAAGGGATCACCCTCACCGCTCCGGTGGGCGTGGCCATGGTCGACACCGAGCTGCGGCTCACCTGGGTGAACGACGCCATGGAGCGCCAGTGCGGCATCCCCCGCGAGCGCTTCCTGGGGCGGCGCCTGGGAGACGTCCTGCCTGACCTGGATGTGGAGCACACCGAAGCGGAGATACGTCAGGTGCTGGAGACCGGCCGCCCTTCGACGGGCCGTGAGTACTTCGGCCACGTTCTGTCGGAACCGGATCAGGTCGCCTACTCCACCTCGTGCTTCCGCGTGGAGAATGAGGACGGACAACCGCTGGGCGCGTGCTACATCGTCCTTTCCACCACCGAACATCACCGCGCCCGGCAGAAGCTGACACTGCTGAACAAGGCCCATAAGCGCTTGGGCAGCACGCTGGACGTCCCGCTCACAGCACAGGAACTGGCCGACGCCGCCGTCCCCGGGCTCGCCGACCATGTCACCGTCGATCTCCTCGACTCGGTGCTGCGCGGCGAAGAGCTCCCATCCGGCCCGGCCGACGCGACCACCGCGGCCTCCCTCCGCTGCGTCGGTCACCGCTCCGCCCGCGAAGGCGCCCCGCCGCCCATCCCGCCGGGCGAACCTTGCGGCTACCCTCCGCTGTCGACCACGGCACGAGCGCTCATCAGCGGCTCCTCCACTCTGATCCCCGAGTTGGACCCCACCGACCCCCGCTGGACCGCCGACGACCCGGCCCGTGGCGCGTACCTGCGCGACCTCGGCGTCCACTCACTGATGATCGTCCCCATCCGCGCACGCGGCACCACCCTGGGAGCGGCCACCGTTGGCCGTTGGCAGCCCATAGGGCCGTTCCGACCTGACGACCTGGTCCTCGCAGAGGAGCTGGTCGGACATGCCGCAGTCTGCATCGACAACGCCCGCCGCTACACCCATGAGCACGCCGCCGCACTGACCCTCCAGCGCAGTCTGCTCCCCCAGGACCTGCCCGAACAGAACGCAGTCGATGCCGCCTACCGCTACCTGCCCGCCGACACGGCAGCCGGCGTGGGCGGCGACTGGTTCGACGTCATCCCGCTCTCCGGAGCCCGCGTCGCCCTGGTCGTCGGGGACGTGGTCGGACACGGCATCCACGCCGCCGCCACCATGGGGCGGCTCCGCGCCGCCGTGCAGACCCTCGCCGACATCGACTTCACCCCCCACGAGGTGCTGGCCCGCCTGGACGACATGGTCAGCAGGATCGTCGAGGAAACCGACGACGAATCCGGCGCGACCGGGGCGACCTGCCTGTACGCCGTCTACGACCCGGTCGGCCGCCACTGCACCCTTGCCCGCGCAGGTCACCCGGCACCGGTGCTCGTCCCTCCCCACGGCGCCGCCCGGCTTGTGGACCTCCCCAGCGGCCCGCCCCTCGGTCTCGGCGGTCTACCCTTCGAATCCATTCGGATGGACGTCCCCGAGGGCAGCATCCTGGTTCTTTATACCGACGGCCTGATCCAAAGCCACTCCCTCGACGCCGACCAGGGGCTCCAGCAGCTGCTTGACGTCCTGTCCGTCCCGCAGACCCCGCTGGAGGACCTCTGCGACGCCGCCGTCGCAAGTCTCTCGGTCAACCGGCCGGGAGACGACGCGGCACTGCTGCTGGCCCGCACGCAGGCCCTGGGCGAGGATCACGTCGCCTCCTGGGACATCGCCAAGGATCCGGCCGCCGTCGCACCGGCCCGTGCCAGGGCGACCCGGCAACTCGCGGCGTGGGGGCTCGAGGAGCTCGCCTTCACCACCGAGCTGGTGGTCAGCGAACTCGTCACCAACGCCATCCGCTATGCCTCGGGCCCCATCCGGCTACGGCTCATCCGTGACCGCACGCTCATCTGCGAGGTGTCCGACGGCAGCAGCACCTCCCCCCACCTGCGTCACGCCCGGTCCACCGACGAGGGCGGCCGCGGCCTCTTCCTGATCGCCCGATTCGCCCAGCGCTGGGGCGCCCGATACGCCGGTGACGGCAAGACCATCTGGTCCGAACAATCGCTCCGACCCGCCGGGTTCGAGCAGGACGTGCTCAAAGTCTTCGGAGATCTCAGCGACCTCGAGGACAGCGGCCCCCTGGGACGATCGGGCGACCGTGGCTGA
- a CDS encoding Rieske (2Fe-2S) protein, which produces MYAGRRTVLTAGAAGAAGLVTACGSSGDGSGRAASTPETTRGATPSTRAGAASTEGSVPGGEALAKTSDIPVGGGKVFEEQEVVVTQPKEGEFKGFSAICTHKGCTVVAVSDGTINCPCHGSRYRITDAAVVAGPAPQPLAAERITITGDTIRLG; this is translated from the coding sequence ATGTATGCAGGGCGAAGGACGGTACTCACGGCAGGTGCGGCGGGCGCCGCCGGGCTGGTGACCGCTTGCGGCTCGTCCGGGGACGGGAGCGGGAGGGCGGCATCCACTCCGGAGACCACCCGGGGCGCGACGCCGAGCACCAGGGCAGGCGCGGCGAGTACCGAGGGTTCCGTACCGGGAGGAGAGGCTCTCGCCAAGACCTCGGACATTCCGGTCGGAGGCGGCAAGGTCTTCGAGGAGCAGGAGGTCGTGGTGACCCAGCCCAAGGAGGGCGAGTTCAAGGGCTTCTCCGCCATCTGCACCCATAAGGGGTGCACCGTCGTCGCAGTCAGCGATGGCACCATCAACTGCCCCTGCCACGGCAGTCGGTACCGCATCACGGATGCTGCGGTCGTGGCCGGTCCCGCGCCGCAGCCGCTGGCTGCCGAACGGATCACCATCACCGGTGACACCATTCGGCTTGGGTGA
- a CDS encoding GNAT family N-acetyltransferase — protein MTLAIPILHTARLRLRPFTDADADRLFALHSSTYVMRYWDSPPWNERARAERFIAMCRKMADEGTGARVAIDRASDGAFVGWCGLTGWNPDYRSASLGYVLGEAMWGHGFATEAAHALLQWAFDTLDLNRVQAETDTRNVASARVLEKIGFVREGTLREDCVVNGEVSDSWVFGLIGREWRPSAVSIPAREERR, from the coding sequence ATGACTTTGGCCATCCCCATACTGCACACCGCTCGCCTGCGGCTGCGCCCCTTCACCGACGCCGACGCGGACCGCCTCTTCGCGCTGCACAGCAGCACCTACGTGATGCGCTACTGGGACTCCCCGCCATGGAACGAACGGGCCCGCGCCGAGCGCTTCATCGCGATGTGCCGGAAGATGGCGGACGAAGGCACCGGGGCGCGGGTGGCCATCGACCGTGCTTCTGACGGGGCCTTCGTCGGCTGGTGCGGTCTGACCGGATGGAACCCGGACTACCGCAGCGCGTCGTTGGGCTACGTCCTCGGCGAAGCGATGTGGGGCCACGGCTTCGCGACGGAGGCCGCGCACGCCTTGCTGCAGTGGGCATTCGACACACTGGACCTGAATCGAGTTCAGGCCGAGACCGATACGCGCAACGTGGCATCTGCCCGGGTCCTGGAGAAGATCGGATTCGTGCGTGAAGGGACGTTGCGGGAAGACTGCGTCGTGAACGGCGAGGTATCCGACTCGTGGGTGTTCGGGTTGATCGGGCGAGAGTGGCGGCCGTCGGCCGTGTCGATACCAGCCCGCGAAGAGCGGCGTTGA
- a CDS encoding patatin-like phospholipase family protein produces MAAVVGAGGVLGAAHVGVGYALEERGFVPDLIVGTSVGALNGAIAAAHPDRAAPWLDHVWTRLRRREVYPLGSLSSRASIFTDRGLRRLIARAGLPSRIEQLAVPFAAVAMDLVTGAPVLLDHGDLESALLASAAIPGMLPPVDREGRTLVDGGVIAYVPVLAALQAGAASVVVLSTGPESSPLSSTLPRLRASAIAARAGLLLMHHQIERDLHEVSKHIPTVVLPTGVETWPAPWDFGHSQRLISTASLTAGRFLDGLRISGPGLYRADVPPAPSASPGEASTSSVLGVAL; encoded by the coding sequence GTGGCCGCAGTGGTGGGCGCCGGTGGCGTGCTCGGAGCGGCGCATGTCGGTGTCGGGTACGCGCTGGAGGAGCGCGGATTCGTCCCGGACCTGATCGTCGGAACCTCGGTGGGCGCCCTCAACGGGGCAATCGCGGCCGCCCACCCCGACAGGGCAGCGCCGTGGCTGGACCACGTGTGGACTCGGTTGCGTCGCCGTGAGGTGTATCCGCTCGGCTCCCTGTCCTCACGGGCCAGCATCTTCACCGATCGCGGTCTGCGTCGGCTGATTGCTCGGGCTGGGCTGCCGTCGCGGATCGAGCAACTGGCGGTCCCGTTCGCCGCGGTGGCCATGGACCTGGTCACGGGTGCCCCGGTGCTGCTCGACCACGGAGACCTCGAGTCCGCGCTGCTGGCCAGCGCAGCCATTCCCGGGATGCTGCCCCCGGTGGATCGTGAGGGCCGGACGCTCGTCGACGGCGGGGTGATCGCCTATGTCCCGGTACTGGCGGCCCTGCAGGCCGGAGCGGCCAGCGTGGTGGTGCTGTCGACGGGGCCGGAGAGCTCGCCGTTGAGCTCAACCCTCCCGCGCCTACGTGCCAGTGCGATCGCCGCCAGGGCGGGACTGCTGCTGATGCACCATCAGATCGAGCGTGACCTGCACGAGGTGTCCAAGCACATCCCGACCGTCGTGCTGCCGACCGGTGTCGAGACCTGGCCCGCCCCGTGGGACTTCGGACATTCCCAGCGGCTGATCAGCACCGCGTCCCTCACGGCGGGGCGCTTTCTCGACGGGCTGCGCATCAGTGGGCCTGGCCTGTATCGGGCCGACGTTCCTCCGGCGCCATCGGCCAGTCCGGGCGAGGCATCCACTTCCTCCGTATTGGGGGTCGCTCTGTGA
- a CDS encoding macrolide family glycosyltransferase, which yields MSTFAFLNIAMHGHVNPTLPVVAELVRHGHSVTYHTSPAFREEIEATGATVCLYPGGDQPLPDPPMPVTLMEGLAGTAVRLLPAVLSDLRRVRPDAIVHDNACLWGAVAARELDVPAASSFTTFAFNRRVPSPTRGSWDLLAAAAARPSSLQGYLRSRWALRRRFDTHGLPLLDLGNVRQPLNLVYTSRAFQPAAEDFDQSYRFVGPSIGARPVDPSFPADRLKDPVLYASLGTVFNAAPRLLRSFATALAPLGGTVIVSTGQTDPAALGPLPANVIARRFVPQPEVLARAALFVTHGGMNSVNEAMYAGVPMLVVPQGADQPMVARRIVELGAGLSIRTQDVTRGSVRVLARRLLDDQRFRAAATTLQVAQHEAGGFERAADELERYLHAAGSASQPAPVAPSQRG from the coding sequence GTGAGTACCTTCGCGTTCCTCAACATCGCCATGCACGGGCACGTCAACCCGACGCTGCCCGTCGTGGCCGAGCTTGTTCGGCACGGCCACTCCGTCACGTACCACACCTCGCCCGCGTTCCGTGAGGAGATCGAGGCCACCGGCGCGACTGTGTGCCTCTACCCCGGGGGCGACCAGCCGCTTCCCGATCCGCCGATGCCCGTCACTCTGATGGAGGGGCTTGCGGGCACCGCCGTCCGCTTGCTGCCCGCCGTGCTCAGCGATCTGCGCCGCGTCCGGCCCGACGCGATCGTCCACGACAATGCCTGTTTGTGGGGCGCCGTCGCCGCCCGCGAACTCGACGTGCCGGCGGCGTCGTCGTTCACCACGTTTGCGTTCAATCGGCGTGTGCCCAGCCCCACCCGCGGCTCGTGGGACCTGCTGGCCGCGGCGGCGGCTCGGCCCAGCAGCCTCCAGGGCTACCTGCGGTCACGCTGGGCGCTGCGCCGCCGCTTCGACACGCATGGGTTGCCACTGCTCGACTTGGGGAACGTCCGTCAGCCGCTCAATCTGGTCTACACCTCGCGGGCGTTCCAGCCTGCCGCCGAGGACTTCGACCAGTCCTACCGGTTCGTCGGCCCAAGCATCGGCGCCCGCCCGGTCGACCCGTCGTTCCCGGCCGATCGGCTGAAGGACCCGGTGCTGTACGCCTCGCTGGGCACCGTGTTCAACGCCGCTCCGCGGCTGCTGCGCAGTTTCGCCACCGCGCTCGCCCCGCTGGGCGGCACCGTGATCGTCTCCACCGGGCAGACCGATCCCGCCGCGTTGGGTCCGTTGCCGGCGAACGTGATCGCCCGCCGCTTCGTGCCGCAACCGGAGGTGCTGGCCCGCGCGGCGCTGTTCGTCACCCATGGCGGGATGAACAGCGTCAACGAGGCCATGTACGCCGGGGTTCCGATGCTGGTGGTCCCGCAGGGCGCTGACCAGCCGATGGTGGCCCGTCGTATCGTCGAACTCGGCGCCGGCCTGTCGATCCGTACCCAGGACGTCACCAGGGGCTCCGTGCGGGTCCTCGCCCGGCGTCTCCTCGACGACCAAAGGTTCCGGGCAGCCGCGACCACCCTGCAGGTCGCCCAGCACGAGGCGGGTGGATTTGAGCGTGCCGCCGACGAACTCGAGCGGTACCTGCATGCGGCCGGCTCGGCCAGCCAGCCGGCTCCGGTCGCTCCGTCACAGCGAGGCTGA
- a CDS encoding TetR/AcrR family transcriptional regulator, giving the protein MSEGDPGPCPNHTAARPVAAARGRRPSQGSGRRPGQSSTRTQILTAALELFATKGCSGTTMRGIAQQAQVHPALIHHFFNNKDGLFQDAVSSRIDMSTLFDSLTDEEAEAGLKNRGEWIARTFLSFWEDESTRPALVAVYRTSLSDEATTKAFRDQIEAAFASCLGRIAPEETERTPAFTSLVSAQLAGLVMQRYVLAVEPLASLDFADLMEWLVPAIEVHFDRLPQE; this is encoded by the coding sequence ATGAGCGAAGGAGACCCTGGCCCCTGCCCGAACCACACCGCCGCCCGCCCCGTTGCCGCGGCCCGCGGGAGACGGCCCTCACAGGGCAGCGGCCGCCGCCCGGGACAGAGCAGCACCAGGACCCAGATCCTCACGGCCGCGCTCGAACTCTTCGCCACCAAGGGCTGTTCGGGCACCACGATGCGCGGGATCGCCCAGCAGGCGCAGGTGCACCCGGCGCTGATCCACCACTTCTTCAACAACAAGGACGGCCTCTTCCAGGACGCCGTTTCCTCCCGGATCGACATGTCCACCCTCTTCGACTCCCTCACGGACGAGGAGGCGGAAGCCGGGCTGAAGAACCGCGGAGAGTGGATCGCCCGGACGTTCCTCTCCTTCTGGGAGGACGAGTCGACCCGCCCCGCATTGGTCGCCGTCTACCGGACCAGCCTGTCGGACGAGGCGACCACCAAGGCGTTCCGCGACCAGATCGAGGCAGCCTTCGCGTCGTGCCTGGGCCGGATCGCCCCTGAGGAGACCGAGCGGACACCGGCGTTCACGTCCCTGGTGTCCGCGCAACTGGCCGGCCTCGTCATGCAGCGCTACGTCCTCGCGGTGGAGCCGCTGGCCTCACTCGACTTCGCGGATCTGATGGAGTGGCTCGTCCCCGCCATCGAGGTCCACTTCGACCGGCTGCCCCAGGAGTAG
- a CDS encoding RNA-guided endonuclease InsQ/TnpB family protein translates to MQLRYSFRLYPNGPQRSALARAFGCARVVYNDALRARETARAEGAPFPKSGDLSRLLITEAKRTTERAWLGEVSAVVLQQSLRDLDTAYRNFFDGLEGKRPRMGAPRFKSGKDSRQAVRFTANARWKITAGGDLSLPKIGDVRVKWSRTLPSAPSTVTVVKDAAGRYFASFVVQRGPEEMLPEVAGQVGIDLGLSHFAVLSDGTKIESPRFLRRAEKKLKREQRRLSRKAQGSSNRMKARLKVARAHTRVADARREFHHQLSTRIIRDSQAVAVEDLAVRGLARTRLAKSVHDAGWSAFVAMLEYKAARYGRTFVRIGRFEPTSQVCCVCGVKDGPKPLHVRVWECGACGAVLDRDINAAVNVAKAAGLAVSACRAQVRPGLVPAQREEAGTHRDGHTTVVGIPGV, encoded by the coding sequence GTGCAGTTGAGGTATAGCTTCCGTCTGTACCCGAATGGTCCTCAGCGCTCGGCGCTGGCAAGGGCCTTCGGGTGTGCGCGGGTGGTCTACAACGATGCGCTTCGCGCCCGGGAGACTGCCCGTGCGGAGGGTGCGCCGTTCCCGAAGTCCGGGGACCTGTCCAGGCTGCTGATCACCGAGGCGAAGAGGACCACTGAACGGGCCTGGCTCGGTGAGGTGTCGGCTGTGGTGCTGCAGCAGTCCCTGCGGGATCTGGATACCGCGTACCGGAACTTCTTCGACGGCCTGGAGGGCAAGCGACCGCGCATGGGCGCTCCCCGTTTCAAGAGCGGTAAGGACAGCCGGCAGGCCGTCAGGTTTACCGCGAACGCCCGGTGGAAGATCACGGCCGGCGGTGACCTGTCCCTCCCGAAGATCGGCGACGTACGGGTCAAGTGGTCCCGCACACTGCCGTCCGCCCCATCCACGGTGACCGTGGTCAAGGACGCGGCCGGGCGGTACTTCGCGAGCTTCGTGGTGCAGAGGGGCCCGGAAGAGATGCTGCCCGAGGTCGCCGGTCAGGTCGGTATCGACCTGGGGCTGTCGCACTTCGCGGTCCTCTCCGACGGCACAAAGATCGAATCCCCGCGCTTCTTGCGCCGGGCGGAGAAGAAGCTGAAGCGGGAACAGCGTCGTCTGTCCCGCAAGGCACAGGGCAGCAGCAACAGGATGAAGGCCCGGCTCAAGGTCGCTCGCGCTCACACACGGGTGGCTGACGCGCGGCGCGAGTTCCACCACCAGCTCTCCACTCGGATCATCCGTGATAGCCAAGCGGTTGCCGTGGAGGACCTGGCGGTCAGGGGACTTGCCCGTACGCGCCTGGCGAAGTCCGTCCACGACGCTGGATGGTCGGCGTTCGTGGCGATGCTGGAGTACAAGGCTGCCCGGTACGGGCGCACCTTCGTGCGCATCGGCCGGTTCGAGCCGACCTCTCAGGTCTGCTGTGTGTGCGGCGTCAAGGACGGCCCCAAGCCCCTGCACGTCCGGGTGTGGGAGTGCGGGGCATGCGGGGCCGTCCTGGACCGGGACATCAACGCGGCGGTCAACGTCGCCAAGGCCGCCGGACTGGCGGTGTCAGCCTGTCGAGCGCAGGTAAGACCGGGACTCGTCCCGGCGCAGCGCGAAGAAGCAGGAACCCACCGAGACGGTCACACGACCGTGGTAGGGATCCCCGGGGTTTAG